The proteins below come from a single Eptesicus fuscus isolate TK198812 chromosome 5, DD_ASM_mEF_20220401, whole genome shotgun sequence genomic window:
- the LGALS3 gene encoding galectin-3 has product MADSFSLNDAISGSGNPNPQGWPGPWGNPPAGAGGYPGAAYPGTYPGQAPPAAYPGQAPPASYPGQAPPGAYPGQAPPASYPGQAPPASYPGQAPPASYPGQAPPGAYPGPTAPAYPGPNAPGAYPGQPSGPAAYPGAGPADIPAGPLTVPYEMAFPTGVMPRMLITVMGIIKLNANSLVLDFKRGNDVAFHFNPRFNENNKRVIVCNSNVNNNWGQEERQTIFPFESGKPFKIQVLVELDHFKVAVNDAHLLQYNHRVKNLSEIKALGVSGDINLNSVSHTMI; this is encoded by the exons ATGGCAGACAGCTTTTCG CTTAATGATGCCATATCTGGGTCTGGGAACCCCAACCCTCAAGGATGGCCCGGTCCATGGGGAAACCCGCCTGCTGGGGCAGGAGGCTACCCGGGGGCTGCCTATCCCGGGACCTACCCCGGGCAGGCACCTCCTGCTGCCTACCCCGGGCAGGCACCTCCTGCCTCCTACCCCGGACAGGCACCTCCTGGCGCCTACCCCGGACAGGCACCTCCTGCCTCCTACCCCGGACAGGCACCTCCTGCCTCCTACCCTGGACAGGCACCTCCTGCCTCCTACCCTGGACAGGCACCTCCTGGCGCCTACCCTGGCCCTACAGCACCTGCTTATCCCGGACCAAATGCCCCAGGAGCCTACCCCGGACAACCAAGTGGGCCTGCGGCCTACCCTGGTGCCGGCCCCGCTGACATCCCTGCTGGACCACTG ACTGTGCCTTATGAAATGGCTTTCCCTACAGGAGTGATGCCTCGCATGCTGATAACAGTTATGGGTATAATAAAACTCAATGCAAACAG TCTTGTTTTAGATTTCAAGAGAGGGAATGATGTGGCCTTCCACTTTAACCCACGCTTCAATGAGAACAACAAGAGAGTCATTGTTTGCAATTCAAACGTGAATAATAACTGGGGACAAGAAGAAAGACAGACAATTTTCCCATTTGAAAGTGGTAAACCATTCAAA ATCCAAGTACTGGTTGAATTGGACCACTTCAAGGTTGCGGTCAATGATGCTCACTTGTTGCAGTACAATCACCGGGTGAAAAATCTCAGTGAAATCAAAGCATTGGGAGTTAGTGGTGACATCAATCTCAATAGTGTTTCACACACTATGATATAA